DNA sequence from the Cucurbita pepo subsp. pepo cultivar mu-cu-16 unplaced genomic scaffold, ASM280686v2 Cp4.1_scaffold001165, whole genome shotgun sequence genome:
GATATTATTCGAGTTCTTGGAGTCAAATTGAAGAACCAATTGTCCAGAATTTGCGTTGGGAAAACTTTAATCTAGATTAGATCCTTTAGGCGCTGTGATTTCTTCAAAGATGGGCACGTCTGAAGCTCTGCAGATCTTTTCAGGGGTCGTACCTCGTGCTTTATGTTCAAAGCCCTATTTGAACAATTTGGACTCCACATCTTCTTGTAAATCACAAGTAAAATTGGTGGAAAAAAGAGTCCTGAGACATATGCATTTGTCGAAATGCTCAAGTAGGATATTACAAGAGATAAAGACAGGCTTTAGTGGGAAAACGAAAGGTAATCGTCGTCTGTTATACAGATGCAAATGCCAACAAGCAGAAAGtgctagtggtatgattccaGAAGGTGGAAATGGAGCATGGTTCAAGGATGGTGCAAAGATACCACAGTCAATCACCAGCATTCAGAATGGATCAAATGCTTCGGAGTTTCAAGATGTTCAGTTTGCAAATCAGGAAATCAAGAGCTCAGTATCTAATGACACAAATGGAGAAGTTAGAGATTCATTTCAAAAGATTAGTATTGAATCCATTGAGGATGAGGCATGGGACTTGCTTCGTGAATCCATTGTTTATTACTGTGGCAGCCCAGTTGGAACGATTGCAGCAAGGGACCCTACTTGTTCTAATTCACTGAATTATGATCAGGTCTTTATACGTGATTTTATACCTTCTGGTATAGCTTTTTTATTGAAGGGAGAGTACGATATTGTTCGCAATTTTATCCTCCACACGCTTCAGTTGCAGGTAATCTAAGTATGTAATTAAACATCAATCAGTTaaacttccttttttttttttttacttctctGATTAATGCTTGCAATTCGTTATTCCGTAGAGCTGGGAGAAAACTATGGACTGTCACAGTCCTGGTCAAGGATTGATGCCTGCTAGTTTTAAAGTCCGAATAGTTCCTCTAGATGGTGACGACTCTGCAACAGAAGAGGTTTTGGATCCAGACTTTGGGGAGGCAGCAATTGGCCGTGTTGCACCTGTCGACTCAGGTACATAGACCATCCAATATTTcctttagaagaaaaaagtcTGTTCACTGTATTTCTATATCCAGTAAGGTCACTCACCTCCCTCTCTATCACAGGATTGTGGTGGATAATTTTATTGCGTGCATATGGAAAATGCTCTGGCGATCCCTCAGTTCAGGAGAGAGTTGATGTTCAAACTGGGATCAAAATGATCTTGAGGCTTTGCCTAGCTGATGGTTTTGACATGTTCCCTACTTTATTGGTAACTGACGGTTCTTGTATGATAGATCGGCGTATGGGAATTCATGGCCACCCTCTCGAAATCCAAGTAAGCAACAACCAAGCTTTTTAGcactcatttttaatttattatgataTAGATGCTGTAGCTTTAACATATTCAATGGCTTCCATGGAATGCATTGGAAATGTTAGAAGAGAAAAGGCGATCGAGTAACTATGAATAACCTATATGACAACTacatcttccttttcaatgGGCTTAGTAGATCAGCGAAATCTAGATGTTCTGATGATTAAGTTTTTGAGCCAAGCAATGCTATGAGCATGCTTgtgattcattttcttttcgatTTACATTTTGAAAGTGAAAATGCCAAAGAATTAACAGTATATAATACGATTTTGCAGTTGCATACTAAATgcttttaaatgaaaataatgtttttattttatgcatCTTAGATTTCTCTGGTCATAAAATGTCTGGAGCATGGATTGTTTCCTATGAATTACGTAGTAGAAGTGtaaagatatattctttttttctcctttgcAGGCACTTTTTTATTCAGCATTACTTTGTGCACGAGAGATGCTTGCTCCAGAAGATGGGTCAGCTGGTCTTCTCCGTGCGCTTAACAATCGTTTGGTGGCTCTATCATTTCATATCAGAGAGTATTATTGGGTCGATTTGAGAAAGCTAAATGAAATTTATCGTTACACGACCGAAGAGTATTCATACGATGCAGTCAACAAATTCAATATCTACCCTGATCAAATTCCTTCTTGGTTGGTGGAATGGATCCCCAATATAGGAGGTTATCTACTTGGTAATCTTCAACCGGCTCACATGGATTTCCGGTTCTTTTCTCTAGGAAATTTGTGGTCCATAGTAAGTGGTCTTGCTACAATAGAACAGTCTCATGCCATTTTGGATCTCATTGAATCCAAATGGGAGGATTTGGTTGCAGACATGCCATTCAAGATTTGTTACCCTGCCCTTGAAGGTCGGGAATGGCAGATTATCACTGGCAGCGATCCCAAGAACACGTAATTTACTTTGACTTCGTACTTCTGcgatttataaatgaaatatcCCCGTTTTCTTGATGTTAAAGTTGTCTTGGTCTCTGTTGATGCAGGCAATGGTCATACCATAATGCAGGCTCGTGGCCAACATTGCTGTGGCAGGTATGTTTCTCTCAAAGTCCCGAGAACTCATTTAAAGATTGAAATACTATTTTGGTCTTTGAGACTTGCTCGTACTTTTTAATGTCAATCTTAAGATTAGTCCTATGGTTAGTCtggaattaatatttataagataGACATGTGAATGTGTTTCTAAAATGTACAGAGGGAAGGCTAGTAGGAACTAAATTTGTTGAACagttatgtgagatcccatctcggttggggaggagaacaaagcattatttataagggtgtggaaacctctctctatcaTACGCGTTTTATAAACTTTGAGTGGAAGCTCGAagggaaaagtccaaagaggagaatatctgctagcggtgggcttgtgtTGTTACAactggtatcaaagccagacaccaagcgatgtaccagcaaggacactgggcccaaagggggtggattggggggtcccacttcgattgaagaagggatcgagtgccagcgaagacgctgtgcctcgaaggggggtggattgtgagattccacatcggttggggaggagaacgaagcatttttcatacgggtgtggaaacctctccttggtagacgctttttaaaaacttcaaggGGAAGTCCggaagaaaaagtccaaaaaggacaatatcggttagtggTGGGCGGGCTAGTATACTTTAGATCCCAAGCCAATTCCATTAGAATTTGATGTTTAGAAGCACTTGATCAGTTTTGATTTCTCAAGTAGTAGTTCTCTTTGTTATGTATAACAATCAGTTCTTAAGCTGGTCTATTCAAACTTCAGCACAAAATTTGCCTTTCCCTCTATTCCCGAACTCTTCTCGACAAAGAAAGCACATACTATATCTTGGACTTGAATATGTAAAATACAATGCTGAAGTATTTGGTATACGTTTCTCAGCTCACAGT
Encoded proteins:
- the LOC111786183 gene encoding neutral/alkaline invertase 3, chloroplastic-like, which encodes MGTSEALQIFSGVVPRALCSKPYLNNLDSTSSCKSQVKLVEKRVLRHMHLSKCSSRILQEIKTGFSGKTKGNRRLLYRCKCQQAESASGMIPEGGNGAWFKDGAKIPQSITSIQNGSNASEFQDVQFANQEIKSSVSNDTNGEVRDSFQKISIESIEDEAWDLLRESIVYYCGSPVGTIAARDPTCSNSLNYDQVFIRDFIPSGIAFLLKGEYDIVRNFILHTLQLQSWEKTMDCHSPGQGLMPASFKVRIVPLDGDDSATEEVLDPDFGEAAIGRVAPVDSGLWWIILLRAYGKCSGDPSVQERVDVQTGIKMILRLCLADGFDMFPTLLVTDGSCMIDRRMGIHGHPLEIQALFYSALLCAREMLAPEDGSAGLLRALNNRLVALSFHIREYYWVDLRKLNEIYRYTTEEYSYDAVNKFNIYPDQIPSWLVEWIPNIGGYLLGNLQPAHMDFRFFSLGNLWSIVSGLATIEQSHAILDLIESKWEDLVADMPFKICYPALEGREWQIITGSDPKNTQWSYHNAGSWPTLLWQLTVACIKMDRPEIAARAIEIAERRLARDKWPEYYDTKKGRFIGKQARLYQTWSIAGYLVGKLLLAEPSKAKILITEEDSDLINAFSCMLSASPKRKRGQKNSSPSYLV